A single window of Danio rerio strain Tuebingen ecotype United States chromosome 15, GRCz12tu, whole genome shotgun sequence DNA harbors:
- the LOC110437928 gene encoding uncharacterized protein: MEENEQRQEEDEERNFNTQGTKTTHLHSCRQCGKSFRRKSKLKKHRKTHAGEKPYTCTECGKSFSQLDSYKQHQKTHEDKRDHECLQCGKSFTTAGHLKIHQRIHTGEKPYKCSYCEKSFSQSSHLKSHERIHTGEKPYHCTQCGKSYKDKSSLTYHLLVHTGEKPFTCTQCGHDFSSSTILRRHMRIHTNEKPYACLFCEKRFLSLSDCKRHQKIHTGERGHVCLECGKSFTQSGSLKIHQRIHTGEKPHKCSYCEKSFSRSSHLKSHERIHTGEKPYCCPPCQKSFKDSWSLTYHLLVHTGEKPFSS, from the coding sequence ATGGAGGAGAACGAGCAAAGACAAGAAGAGGATGAGGAACGCAACTTCAACACTCAAGGAACTAAAACAACACATCTGCACAGCTGtcgtcagtgtggaaagagtttcagaagAAAATCCAAACTGAAAAAACACAGAAAGACTCacgctggagagaaaccgtacacctgTACtgaatgtggaaagagtttctcaCAGCTGGACAGTTATAAACAGCACCAGAAAACACATGAAGACAAGAGAGATCATGAGTGTTTgcagtgtgggaagagctttaCTACAGCTGGTCATctgaaaatccaccagaggattcacactggagaaaaaccttaCAAGTGCTCATATTGTGAGAAGAGTTTCAGTCAGTCTTCACATCTGAAATCACATGagcgaattcacactggagaaaagccgtaTCACtgtactcagtgtggaaagagttacaAAGACAAATCCAGTCTGACTTATCATCTGCttgttcacactggagagaagccgtttacctgcactcagtgtggtcaTGATTTTAGCTCATCAACAATTCTGAGAcgacacatgagaattcacacaaaTGAGAAGCCTTATGCATGTCTGTTCTGTGAAAAGAGATTTTTAAGTCTCAGTGATTGTAAACGACACCAGAAAATACACACTGGCGAGAGAGGTCATGTGTGTTTGGAGTGTGGGAAGAGCTTTACTCAATCTGGCAGTCTGAAAATCCACcaaaggattcacactggagaaaaacctcaCAAGTGCTCATATTGTGAGAAGAGTTTCAGTCGGTCTTCACATCTGAAATCACACGagcgaattcacactggagagaagccgtattGCTGTCCTCCATGTCAGAAGAGTTTCAAAGACTCATGGAGTCTGACTTATCATCTGCttgttcacactggagaaaagccattCAGCAGCTGA
- the LOC141377922 gene encoding uncharacterized protein, with product MEVNEQRQQEDEERNFNTKGTKTTHLHSCRHCGKSFRRKSKLKKHRKTHAGEKPYTCTECGKSFSQLDSYKQHQKTHEDKRDHECLQCGKSFTRAGSLKIHQRIHTGEKPYKCSYCEKSFSRSGNLRVHERIHTGEKPFTCTQCGHDFRSSSNLKQHMRIHTNEKPYACLFCEKRFSQLGSCKQHQKTHTGERDHECLQCGKSFNRADHLKIHQMIHTGEKPHKCSYCEKSFRQSGDLKRHERIHTGERQYLCTQCGKSYKDKYGLTYHLLVHTGEKPFTCTQCGHDFRSSTSLKLHMRIHTNEKPYACLFCEKRFSRLGDCKQHQKTHTGERDHECLQCGKSFNRAGHLKIHQMIHTGEKPHKCSYCEKSFIQSSQLKSHERIHTGEKPYCCPPCQKSFKDSRSLTYHLRVHTGEKPFSS from the coding sequence ATGGAGGTGAACGAGCAAAGACAACAAGAGGATGAGGAACGCAACTTCAACACTAAAGGAACTAAAACAACACATCTGCACAGCTGTCGCcattgtggaaagagtttcagaagAAAATCCAAGCTGAAAAAACACAGAAAGACTCacgctggagagaaaccgtacacctgTACtgaatgtggaaagagtttctcaCAGCTGGACAGTTATAAACAGCACCAGAAAACACATGAAGACAAGAGAGATCATGAGTGTttgcagtgtggaaagagttttactaGAGCTGGCAGTctgaaaatccaccagaggattcacactggagaaaaaccttaCAAGTGCTCATATTGTGAGAAGAGTTTCAGTCGTTCAGGAAACTTGAGAGTACATGAacgaattcacactggagagaagccgtttacCTGTACTCAGTGTGGTCACGATTTTAGATCATCATCAAATCTAAAAcaacacatgagaattcacacaaaTGAGAAGCCTTATGCATGTCTGTTCTGTGAAAAGAGATTTTCACAACTGGGTTCTTGTAAACAgcaccagaaaacacacactggTGAGAGAGATCATGAGTGTTTgcagtgtgggaagagctttaATAGAGCTGATCATCTGAAAATCCACcaaatgattcacactggagaaaaacctcaCAAGTGCTCATATTGTGAGAAGAGTTTCAGACAGTCTGGAGACTTGAAAAGACACGagcgaattcacactggagaaaggcAATAtctctgcactcagtgtggaaagagttacaAAGACAAATACGGTCTGACTTATCATCTGCttgttcacactggagaaaagccgttTACCTGTACTCAGTGTGGTCATGATTTTAGATCATCAACAAGTCTAAAActacacatgagaattcacacaaaTGAGAAGCCTTATGCATGTCTGTTCTGTGAAAAGAGATTTTCACGTCTCGGTGATTGTAAACAgcaccagaaaacacacactggCGAGAGAGATCATGAGTGTTTgcagtgtgggaagagctttaATAGAGCTGGACATCTGAAAATCCACcaaatgattcacactggagaaaaacctcaCAAGTGCTCATATTGTGAGAAGAGTTTCATTCAGTCTTCACAGCTGAAATCACACGagcgaattcacactggagagaagccgtattGCTGTCCTCCATGTCAGAAGAGTTTCAAAGACTCAAGGAGTCTGACTTATCATCTGCgtgttcacactggagaaaagccattCAGCAGCTGA